From the Carya illinoinensis cultivar Pawnee chromosome 4, C.illinoinensisPawnee_v1, whole genome shotgun sequence genome, one window contains:
- the LOC122306053 gene encoding casein kinase 1-like protein 6 isoform X2: MEEPVKTRHPQLYYESKLYMLLQGGTGIPHLKWFGVKDDYNIMVIDLLGPSLEDLFNYCNRKFTLKTVLMLADQLISRVEYMHSRGFLHRDIKPDNFLMGLGRKANQVYAIDYGLAKKYRDLQTHKHIPYRENKNLTGTARYASVHTHLGIEQSRRDDLESLGYVLMYFLRGSLPWQGLRAGTKKQKYDKISEKKMSTPIEVLCRSYPSEFVSYFHYCRSLRFEDKPDYSYLKRLFRDLFIREGCQFDYVFDWTILKYPQIGASSKGRQHSGKAGLNAGTSAERPERISVGKETRERFSGTVEAFSRRNVSGTSPRDRSRHRTYDNYASPKDVHLDSDKGLSRYGSSSRKAVLSSDKPSSSGEHSEGRAGRSVPRGGRPSTTQRIQHGYESKPSYTRTVAARGNRNDPLRSFELLSIRK; the protein is encoded by the exons ATGGAG GAGCCTGTGAAGACCAGACATCCTCAGCTTTACTATGAATCAAAATTGTATATGCTTCTTCAAGGAGGAA CTGGAATCCCCCACCTCAAGTGGTTTGGAGTCAAGGATGACTATAATATCATGGTTATCGACCTTCTTGGACCAAGTTTGGAAGATTTGTTTAACTATTGCAATAGGAAATTTACGTTGAAAACAGTTTTGATGCTTGCAGATCAATTA ATTAGCAGAGTTGAATACATGCATTCAAGAGGTTTTCTTCACCGTGATATAAAACCGGACAACTTCTTGATGGGCCTAGGGCGTAAAGCAAATCAG GTTTATGCTATTGATTACGGCCTTGCAAAGAAGTATAGAGATCTTCAGACTCATAAGCACATACCATACAG GGAAAACAAGAACCTCACAGGCACAGCTCGCTATGCAAGCGTTCATACTCACCTTGGaattg AACAAAGCAGAAGGGATGATCTGGAGTCTCTTGGCTATGTGCTTATGTATTTTCTAAGAGGAAG CCTTCCATGGCAGGGATTAAGAGCTGGCACAAAAAAGCAAAAATACGATAAGATCAGTGAAAAGAAGATGTCAACCCCTATAGAG GTGCTTTGCAGATCATATCCATCTGAGTTTGTATCCTACTTTCACTACTGCCGGTCTTTGCGGTTTGAGGACAAGCCggattattcatatttaaagaggctcttcCGAGACTTATTTATTCGAGAAG GTTGTCAATTTGACTATGTATTTGACTGGACTATATTAAAGTACCCTCAGATTGGTGCCAGCTCTAAAGGACGG CAACATAGTGGGAAAGCAGGTTTGAATGCAGGAACATCTGCAGAAAGACCGGAGAGGATCTCAG TTGGGAAAGAGACCCGAGAGAGATTCTCTGGCACAGTTGAAGCATTTTCCAGAAGAAATGTCTCAGGCACTAGTCCACGTGATCGTTCCAGACACAGGACTTATGATAATTATGCTTCACCCAAGGATGTG CACCTTGATTCGGACAAAGGACTGTCTCGATATGGCAGTTCTTCAAGAAAAGCTGTCCTCTCAAGCGACAAGCCAAGTTCTTCTGGTGAACACAGTGAAGGTCGTGCAGGGCGCAGTGTCCCTCGCGGTGGCCGGCCATCTACCACTCAGAGAATTCAACATGGTTATGAGTCAAAACCATCTTATACTCGCACTGTTGCTGCTAGAGGCAACCGCAATGATCCTCTTCGGAGCTTTGAGCTCCTCTCAATCAGGAAATAA
- the LOC122306053 gene encoding casein kinase 1-like protein 6 isoform X1, with amino-acid sequence MDHVIAGKFKLGRKIGSGSFGELYLGVNVQTGEEVAVKLEPVKTRHPQLYYESKLYMLLQGGTGIPHLKWFGVKDDYNIMVIDLLGPSLEDLFNYCNRKFTLKTVLMLADQLISRVEYMHSRGFLHRDIKPDNFLMGLGRKANQVYAIDYGLAKKYRDLQTHKHIPYRENKNLTGTARYASVHTHLGIEQSRRDDLESLGYVLMYFLRGSLPWQGLRAGTKKQKYDKISEKKMSTPIEVLCRSYPSEFVSYFHYCRSLRFEDKPDYSYLKRLFRDLFIREGCQFDYVFDWTILKYPQIGASSKGRQHSGKAGLNAGTSAERPERISVGKETRERFSGTVEAFSRRNVSGTSPRDRSRHRTYDNYASPKDVHLDSDKGLSRYGSSSRKAVLSSDKPSSSGEHSEGRAGRSVPRGGRPSTTQRIQHGYESKPSYTRTVAARGNRNDPLRSFELLSIRK; translated from the exons ATGGATCACGTGATTGCTGGGAAGTTTAAGCTGGGGAGAAAGATTGGGAGTGGATCATTTGGGGAGCTATATTTAG GTGTTAATGTACAAACTGGGGAGGAGGTGGCTGTTAAGCTG GAGCCTGTGAAGACCAGACATCCTCAGCTTTACTATGAATCAAAATTGTATATGCTTCTTCAAGGAGGAA CTGGAATCCCCCACCTCAAGTGGTTTGGAGTCAAGGATGACTATAATATCATGGTTATCGACCTTCTTGGACCAAGTTTGGAAGATTTGTTTAACTATTGCAATAGGAAATTTACGTTGAAAACAGTTTTGATGCTTGCAGATCAATTA ATTAGCAGAGTTGAATACATGCATTCAAGAGGTTTTCTTCACCGTGATATAAAACCGGACAACTTCTTGATGGGCCTAGGGCGTAAAGCAAATCAG GTTTATGCTATTGATTACGGCCTTGCAAAGAAGTATAGAGATCTTCAGACTCATAAGCACATACCATACAG GGAAAACAAGAACCTCACAGGCACAGCTCGCTATGCAAGCGTTCATACTCACCTTGGaattg AACAAAGCAGAAGGGATGATCTGGAGTCTCTTGGCTATGTGCTTATGTATTTTCTAAGAGGAAG CCTTCCATGGCAGGGATTAAGAGCTGGCACAAAAAAGCAAAAATACGATAAGATCAGTGAAAAGAAGATGTCAACCCCTATAGAG GTGCTTTGCAGATCATATCCATCTGAGTTTGTATCCTACTTTCACTACTGCCGGTCTTTGCGGTTTGAGGACAAGCCggattattcatatttaaagaggctcttcCGAGACTTATTTATTCGAGAAG GTTGTCAATTTGACTATGTATTTGACTGGACTATATTAAAGTACCCTCAGATTGGTGCCAGCTCTAAAGGACGG CAACATAGTGGGAAAGCAGGTTTGAATGCAGGAACATCTGCAGAAAGACCGGAGAGGATCTCAG TTGGGAAAGAGACCCGAGAGAGATTCTCTGGCACAGTTGAAGCATTTTCCAGAAGAAATGTCTCAGGCACTAGTCCACGTGATCGTTCCAGACACAGGACTTATGATAATTATGCTTCACCCAAGGATGTG CACCTTGATTCGGACAAAGGACTGTCTCGATATGGCAGTTCTTCAAGAAAAGCTGTCCTCTCAAGCGACAAGCCAAGTTCTTCTGGTGAACACAGTGAAGGTCGTGCAGGGCGCAGTGTCCCTCGCGGTGGCCGGCCATCTACCACTCAGAGAATTCAACATGGTTATGAGTCAAAACCATCTTATACTCGCACTGTTGCTGCTAGAGGCAACCGCAATGATCCTCTTCGGAGCTTTGAGCTCCTCTCAATCAGGAAATAA